The following is a genomic window from Caldicellulosiruptor danielii.
AAAGCTTCACAGCCTCTTCTAAAAAGGTATTGACATCCATTCCTTCATCCCAAAGCCTGTTTACAATCTTGAGCCCTTTGTTTGAATCATTTTCTACAACAGCAGCAATAAATTCTTTTACTATCTCGGTTGATGTAACCCCTAAAAGGTTTGCAACAAACTTGTAGGTTATATATTCGTCAGATGTATTTATGCATCTTTCCAATATGGTCAAAGCATCCCTCAGAGCCCCTTCTGCTTTTTGCGAAATCAAATACAGGGCATTATCGTCAATTGAAATGTTTTCCATCTGAACAATCTTTTTGAGTCTTTCGTATATGTCCTTTACAGAAATCCTTTTAAAATCAAACCTCTGACACCTGGACAAGATAGTTGCAGGCACTTTCTGAATATCTGTGGTTGCCAGAATAAAAAGTGCATGGGATGGGGGCTCTTCAAGGGTCTTTAAAAGCGCGTTGAAAGCCCCTGTTGAAAGCATGTGAACCTCGTCTATTATATACACTTTCTTTTTGCAAACAGAAGGTGGGTATCTGACCTCGTCCCTGATTTGCCTCACGTCATTGACACTGGTGTTTGACGCAGCGTCAATCTCCAAAACGTCAAGTGTTTTTTCGTCCAAGATGCTCCTGCAAACCTCACATTCGTTGCAAGGATTTCCACCCTTGGGATTCAAACAGTTCACAGCTCTTGACATTATCTTTGCAGTTGTTGTTTTGCCAGTACCTCTCGGACCACAAAAGATGTACGCGTGTGCTACTTTGTCCTGTTTTATCTGGTTTTTTAATGTTTTTGTTATATGCTCCTGGGCAACAACATCTTCAAACACTTTGGGCCTGTATTTCCTATAAAGTGCTATGTGCATGTGCACCACCCTTCATCACATTTTAAGTTTTTCTACCACTGCAAACTCTATTTGTCTGAGTGGCACATTAGCATCAATAAGCATTACTTTAACCCTGTCACCAATTTTGTATACCTT
Proteins encoded in this region:
- the dnaX gene encoding DNA polymerase III subunit gamma/tau — encoded protein: MHIALYRKYRPKVFEDVVAQEHITKTLKNQIKQDKVAHAYIFCGPRGTGKTTTAKIMSRAVNCLNPKGGNPCNECEVCRSILDEKTLDVLEIDAASNTSVNDVRQIRDEVRYPPSVCKKKVYIIDEVHMLSTGAFNALLKTLEEPPSHALFILATTDIQKVPATILSRCQRFDFKRISVKDIYERLKKIVQMENISIDDNALYLISQKAEGALRDALTILERCINTSDEYITYKFVANLLGVTSTEIVKEFIAAVVENDSNKGLKIVNRLWDEGMDVNTFLEEAVKLLRSALILRLGAKDVLIDMIESDKDFVMNISNLVDSNRLVSIIKMLIDTANQVRWTRFPKVLLEINTIKLCDSQFDTSFEALFERVRKLETKLSQLAENPKAFEAVKPDNKTLSTKQEQKTVYATDKSEGATGSSSSFSWSEILSRWQEIKEAIKEEKPGLSHVLQNASLRFENGVKVCFKQEDGVFADVLSRNMEYFKSVLKRIVGYEGEVSVEVEKEKTLKEDAVSDQEIINKLKGIFPDTEITIKE